Proteins encoded in a region of the Mycobacterium branderi genome:
- the glgC gene encoding glucose-1-phosphate adenylyltransferase, giving the protein MREAPHVLGIVLAGGEGKRLYPLTADRAKPAVPFGGAYRLIDFVLSNLVNARYLRICVLTQYKSHSLDRHISQNWRLSGLAGEYITPVPAQQRLGPRWYTGSADAIYQSLNLIFDEDPDYIVVFGADHVYRMDPEQMVRFHIDSGAGATVAGIRVPRAEATAFGCLDADDSGRIRSFVEKPADPPGTPDDPESTFVSMGNYIFTTKVLIDAIRADAEDDHSDHDMGGDIIPRLVADGLAAVYDFSDNEVPGATDRDRAYWRDVGTLDAFYDAHMDLVSVHPVFNLYNKRWPIRGATENLAPAKFVNGGSAQESVVGAGSIISAASVRNSVLSSNVVVDDGAIVEGSVIMPGTRVGRGAVVRHAILDKNVVVGPGEMVGVDLEKDRERFAISAGGVVAVGKGVWI; this is encoded by the coding sequence ATGAGGGAAGCGCCACACGTGCTGGGCATTGTCCTGGCCGGTGGGGAGGGCAAGCGGCTGTATCCGCTGACGGCGGACCGGGCCAAGCCGGCAGTTCCCTTCGGCGGCGCCTATCGGCTGATCGACTTCGTGCTGTCCAATCTCGTCAACGCCCGCTACCTGAGGATCTGCGTTCTCACGCAATACAAGTCCCATTCGCTGGACCGTCACATCTCGCAGAACTGGCGACTTTCCGGTCTGGCCGGCGAGTACATCACCCCGGTGCCGGCGCAGCAGCGGCTGGGCCCGCGCTGGTACACCGGCTCGGCCGACGCGATCTACCAGTCGCTCAACCTGATCTTCGACGAGGACCCCGACTACATCGTGGTTTTCGGCGCCGACCACGTCTACCGGATGGATCCGGAACAGATGGTCCGGTTCCACATCGACAGCGGGGCCGGGGCGACGGTGGCCGGGATCCGGGTGCCGCGCGCGGAGGCGACGGCGTTCGGTTGTCTCGACGCCGACGATTCCGGGCGCATCCGCAGTTTCGTCGAGAAGCCGGCCGACCCGCCCGGCACTCCTGACGACCCGGAATCCACCTTCGTCTCGATGGGCAACTACATCTTCACCACCAAGGTGCTGATCGACGCGATCCGCGCCGACGCCGAGGACGACCACTCCGACCACGACATGGGTGGCGACATCATCCCGCGGCTGGTGGCCGACGGGCTGGCCGCGGTCTACGACTTCTCCGACAACGAGGTGCCCGGCGCCACCGACCGTGACCGCGCTTACTGGCGTGACGTCGGAACCCTGGATGCGTTCTACGACGCGCACATGGACCTGGTGTCGGTGCATCCGGTGTTCAACCTCTACAACAAGCGCTGGCCGATCCGGGGTGCGACGGAAAACCTGGCGCCGGCCAAGTTCGTCAACGGCGGCTCCGCGCAGGAATCGGTGGTGGGCGCGGGCAGCATCATCTCGGCGGCCTCGGTGCGCAATTCGGTGCTGTCGTCGAACGTCGTCGTTGACGACGGTGCGATCGTGGAGGGCAGCGTGATCATGCCGGGCACCCGGGTCGGCCGCGGCGCGGTGGTGCGCCACGCGATTCTGGACAAGAACGTGGTCGTGGGACCCGGCGAGATGGTCGGAGTGGATCTGGAGAAGGATCGCGAGCGCTTCGCGATCAGCGCCGGCGGGGTGGTCGCCGTCGGCAAGGGCGTCTGGATCTAG
- a CDS encoding methyltransferase family protein, with translation MKTLAKTLLSAVIGFAAFGLMLFWPAGTLHYWQAWVFLAVFTVSTWIPSIYLMRTNPAALERRLRAGPLAETRVLQRIIISIALLSMLGTIVLSALDHRFGWSSVPATVCLVGDVLVAIGLGVAMLVVIQNSYAAANVTVEADQKVITTGLYGLVRHPMYTGNVIMMVGIPLALGSYWGLLFLIPGIAVLAIRIRDEEELLTHELTGYREYAEQVHYRLVPYVW, from the coding sequence ATGAAAACGCTTGCCAAAACGCTACTTTCAGCTGTCATCGGATTTGCTGCCTTCGGCCTGATGCTGTTCTGGCCGGCGGGCACCCTGCATTACTGGCAGGCGTGGGTATTTCTTGCCGTCTTCACGGTCTCCACCTGGATTCCCAGCATCTACTTGATGCGCACCAACCCGGCCGCCCTGGAGCGGCGCCTGCGCGCCGGCCCGCTCGCGGAAACCAGAGTGCTGCAAAGGATCATCATCTCCATCGCGTTGTTGTCGATGCTGGGGACGATTGTGCTCAGTGCGCTTGACCACCGCTTCGGCTGGTCGTCGGTGCCCGCCACGGTGTGCCTTGTCGGCGATGTCCTGGTCGCGATCGGACTGGGTGTGGCCATGCTGGTGGTCATCCAGAACAGTTATGCCGCAGCCAATGTCACCGTCGAGGCGGACCAGAAGGTGATCACCACCGGCCTGTACGGGTTGGTCCGGCATCCGATGTACACCGGCAACGTGATCATGATGGTGGGCATTCCGTTGGCGCTCGGCTCGTATTGGGGACTTCTGTTCCTCATTCCCGGCATTGCCGTGCTTGCCATTCGAATTCGCGATGAAGAAGAATTGCTCACCCACGAGCTGACGGGATACCGCGAGTACGCCGAGCAGGTGCACTACCGCCTGGTGCCCTACGTGTGGTGA
- a CDS encoding ABC transporter permease, translated as MSTATLDRPIHKAPQRGSPFTGTLGMLRLYLRRDRIVLPLWVLLLSVPLATVYVGSIEKVYPDQAARDAFAASIMASPAQRALYGQVYADNIGAVGIWKAGMFHLLIAVAVILTVIRHTRADEETGRAELLDSTVVGRYANLTAALLLSFGASVTTGAIGAAGLLTTNVAPGGSLAFGAALAGSGLVFTAVAAVAAQLSPSARFARGTAFSVLAAAFTLRAVGDAGSGTLSWLSPLGWSLQARPYAGERWWVLLLHIATTAVLTMVAYRLLAGRDVGAGLIAERPGPASAAPTLQGAGGLAWRLDRGSLVLWTVGLCLYGLLVGSIVHGIGDEIGGSASVRDIVARMGGTTALERAFLAVAFCMLGMAAAAFAISLSLRLHQEETGQRAETLLSGATSRTRWLASHLGIALIGPAAALLLAGLTAGLAYGLAADDVAGKVSTVIGTAAAQLPAVWLLAAVTAALFGVAPRFTPVAWGVLVAFVALYLIGSLAGFPQWLLDIEPFAHIPRVGGGDFTAVPLLWLLAIDTTLIALGAAAFRRRDLRN; from the coding sequence ATGAGTACCGCCACTCTGGACCGGCCCATACACAAAGCGCCGCAACGTGGCTCGCCCTTCACCGGAACACTCGGGATGCTGCGGCTCTACCTGCGTCGCGACCGGATTGTGCTGCCGCTGTGGGTCTTGCTGTTGTCGGTACCGCTGGCAACTGTGTATGTCGGCTCTATCGAGAAGGTCTACCCGGATCAGGCAGCGCGTGACGCGTTCGCGGCCTCGATCATGGCCAGCCCTGCCCAGCGTGCACTCTACGGCCAGGTCTACGCGGACAACATCGGCGCCGTCGGGATCTGGAAGGCCGGCATGTTCCATCTGCTCATCGCGGTGGCGGTGATCCTCACGGTGATTCGGCACACCCGCGCCGACGAGGAGACCGGCCGCGCCGAGCTTCTCGACTCGACGGTGGTGGGCCGCTACGCCAACCTGACGGCGGCCCTACTGCTGTCATTCGGCGCGTCGGTCACCACCGGCGCGATCGGTGCGGCGGGGCTGCTCACCACCAACGTCGCACCAGGCGGGTCGCTGGCGTTCGGGGCGGCACTGGCCGGCTCCGGCTTGGTATTCACCGCCGTGGCCGCGGTGGCCGCTCAATTGTCACCCAGCGCCCGATTCGCCCGTGGCACTGCGTTTTCCGTGCTGGCCGCAGCGTTCACATTGCGCGCGGTCGGCGACGCCGGCTCGGGAACCTTGTCGTGGCTTTCGCCGCTCGGGTGGTCCCTGCAGGCCCGGCCGTACGCGGGTGAGCGGTGGTGGGTGCTACTGCTGCACATAGCGACGACCGCGGTGCTCACAATGGTGGCCTACCGGTTGCTCGCCGGCCGGGACGTGGGCGCGGGGCTGATCGCCGAACGCCCGGGGCCGGCGAGCGCCGCACCGACGTTGCAGGGCGCCGGCGGACTGGCATGGCGGCTCGACCGCGGCTCACTGGTGCTGTGGACCGTCGGGCTGTGCCTCTACGGCTTGCTGGTCGGCAGCATCGTGCACGGCATCGGCGACGAAATCGGCGGCAGCGCCTCGGTCCGCGACATCGTCGCACGGATGGGTGGCACCACGGCGCTGGAGCGGGCGTTCCTCGCGGTGGCGTTCTGCATGCTGGGCATGGCCGCGGCGGCATTCGCCATCTCGCTATCCTTGCGCCTGCACCAGGAGGAGACCGGCCAGCGCGCCGAGACGCTGCTGAGCGGCGCGACGAGCCGAACCCGTTGGCTGGCAAGTCATCTGGGGATAGCGTTGATCGGGCCCGCCGCTGCGCTGCTGCTCGCCGGGCTCACCGCCGGACTGGCCTATGGCCTCGCCGCTGACGACGTCGCCGGCAAGGTGTCCACAGTGATCGGGACCGCGGCCGCACAGCTTCCGGCAGTGTGGCTGCTGGCCGCGGTCACGGCCGCGCTATTCGGCGTGGCGCCGCGGTTCACACCGGTGGCGTGGGGCGTGCTGGTGGCGTTCGTCGCGTTGTATCTGATCGGTTCACTGGCCGGCTTTCCGCAGTGGCTGCTCGACATCGAACCGTTCGCGCACATTCCGCGGGTGGGCGGCGGTGACTTCACCGCTGTTCCGCTGCTGTGGTTGCTGGCGATCGACACGACACTGATTGCGCTGGGAGCGGCGGCATTCCGGCGTCGCGATCTGCGCAACTAG
- a CDS encoding ABC transporter ATP-binding protein translates to MSVDHGRAPIEIRNLTKDFGAVRALDGLDLTVREGEVHGFLGPNGAGKSTTIRILLGVVKADSGTARLLGGDPWHDAVELHRQIAYVPGDVTLWPNLTGGETIDLLARMRGGLDEKRRAELIERFDLDPHKKARTYSKGNRQKVSLISAFSSYARLLLLDEPSSGLDPLMENVFQQCVAEARARGVTVLLSSHILAETEALCERVTIIRAGKTVESGSLESMRHLSRTSIKAEMIRDPGDLTRIRGVEDVSIDGNTVHAQVDSESLGELIRVLGDAGVRSLVSQPPTLEELFLRHYGDGQRGRSQQEVRA, encoded by the coding sequence ATGTCAGTTGACCACGGCCGGGCCCCTATCGAAATCCGCAATCTGACAAAGGATTTCGGTGCCGTTCGAGCGCTCGACGGCCTCGATCTCACGGTCCGCGAGGGCGAGGTGCACGGCTTCCTCGGACCCAACGGCGCCGGGAAGTCGACGACGATTCGCATTCTGCTCGGAGTCGTCAAAGCCGACAGCGGAACCGCCCGCCTGCTCGGCGGCGACCCGTGGCACGACGCCGTCGAGCTGCATCGACAGATCGCTTATGTACCAGGCGATGTGACCCTGTGGCCCAACCTGACCGGCGGTGAAACGATCGACCTGCTGGCCCGCATGCGCGGCGGCCTCGACGAAAAACGCCGCGCGGAGCTGATCGAGCGATTCGACCTGGATCCACACAAAAAGGCGCGCACATACTCGAAGGGCAACCGGCAGAAGGTTTCTCTCATTTCGGCCTTCTCGTCGTATGCGCGGCTGCTGTTGCTCGACGAGCCCAGCAGCGGCCTGGACCCGTTGATGGAGAACGTATTCCAGCAGTGCGTGGCCGAGGCGCGGGCCCGCGGCGTCACCGTGCTGTTGTCAAGCCACATCCTCGCCGAGACCGAAGCCCTGTGCGAGCGCGTGACGATCATCCGAGCCGGCAAGACCGTCGAGAGCGGCTCGCTGGAGTCGATGCGTCATCTCAGTCGCACCTCGATCAAGGCCGAAATGATCCGCGACCCTGGTGATCTCACCCGTATCCGCGGCGTCGAGGACGTCAGCATCGACGGCAACACGGTGCACGCCCAGGTCGACAGCGAAAGCCTCGGCGAACTCATCCGGGTTCTGGGCGATGCCGGTGTGCGCAGCCTGGTCAGCCAGCCGCCAACTCTGGAAGAGCTGTTCTTGCGCCACTATGGCGACGGACAGCGTGGCCGCAGCCAACAGGAGGTGCGGGCATGA
- a CDS encoding TetR/AcrR family transcriptional regulator, with protein MRSADLTAAARIRDAAIEQFGQQGFGVGLRAIADAAGVSAALVIHHFGSKEGLRRACDDYIADEVRSGKLEAMRSTDPATWFAALAEIESYAPLMAYLMRSMQEGGDLAKTLWRKMIDDAEDYLDEGVRIGTLKPSRDPKARAKYLAITGGGGFLMYLQLHDNATDIRAVLRDYARDMILPALELYTEGLMADKTMYEAFLAQAEQGEANVS; from the coding sequence ATGCGTTCAGCCGACTTGACCGCAGCGGCGCGGATCCGCGACGCCGCGATCGAGCAATTCGGACAGCAGGGTTTCGGCGTCGGACTGCGGGCGATCGCCGATGCCGCCGGGGTGAGCGCCGCCCTGGTCATCCACCACTTCGGCTCCAAGGAAGGGCTGCGCAGGGCCTGCGACGACTACATCGCCGACGAGGTCCGCAGCGGGAAGTTGGAGGCAATGCGGTCCACCGATCCTGCTACCTGGTTCGCCGCGCTGGCCGAGATCGAGTCCTATGCGCCGCTGATGGCCTACCTGATGCGCAGCATGCAGGAAGGCGGCGACCTGGCAAAGACGTTGTGGCGCAAGATGATCGACGATGCTGAGGATTACCTCGACGAAGGGGTGCGCATCGGCACGCTCAAACCCAGTCGCGACCCCAAGGCCCGTGCCAAATACCTCGCCATCACCGGCGGCGGTGGGTTTCTGATGTATCTGCAGTTGCACGACAACGCCACGGACATTCGTGCCGTATTGCGCGACTACGCCCGCGACATGATCCTGCCCGCCCTCGAGCTCTACACCGAAGGACTCATGGCGGACAAGACCATGTACGAAGCATTCCTCGCTCAAGCCGAACAAGGAGAAGCCAATGTCAGTTGA
- a CDS encoding O-methyltransferase yields MASTDHPPGQAAQSSRAAAIYAHAEESISEDAILAAARERAMDIGAGAVTPAVGALLSLLAKLSNGKALVEVGTGAGVSGLWLLSGMSDDGVLTTIDIEPEYQRIAKQAFSDAGVGPSRTRLISGRAQEVLTRLADDSYDLVFIDADPIDQPDYVVEGVRLLRSGGLIVIHRAALGGRAGDPAAHDPEVTAVREAARLIAEDERLTPALVPLGDGLLAAVRD; encoded by the coding sequence ATGGCCAGCACCGACCACCCACCCGGCCAGGCGGCCCAGTCCAGTCGTGCCGCGGCCATCTATGCCCATGCCGAGGAGTCGATCTCCGAGGATGCGATCTTGGCGGCGGCCCGGGAGCGCGCCATGGACATCGGTGCGGGCGCGGTCACCCCGGCGGTCGGCGCGTTGCTGAGCTTGCTGGCCAAGCTCAGCAACGGTAAAGCCCTCGTCGAGGTGGGCACCGGTGCAGGCGTCAGCGGACTGTGGTTGCTGTCCGGGATGAGCGACGACGGGGTGCTGACCACGATCGACATCGAGCCCGAGTACCAGCGCATCGCCAAGCAGGCGTTCAGCGACGCGGGCGTCGGGCCGTCACGCACCAGGCTGATCAGCGGCCGCGCGCAGGAGGTGCTGACCCGGCTGGCCGACGACTCCTACGACCTCGTGTTCATCGACGCCGACCCGATCGACCAACCCGACTACGTCGTCGAGGGGGTTCGGCTGCTGCGTTCCGGCGGGCTGATCGTCATCCACCGGGCCGCGCTGGGCGGACGGGCGGGCGATCCCGCTGCCCACGACCCCGAGGTGACCGCAGTGCGCGAGGCGGCACGGCTGATCGCCGAGGACGAGCGCCTCACACCGGCCTTGGTGCCGCTCGGCGACGGCCTGCTGGCCGCCGTCCGCGACTAG
- the sigE gene encoding RNA polymerase sigma factor SigE, translated as MDRGGRWAGNTACSLGVARGDALPYGSGTNSEDLTITTLMSPASMSHPERYRDADWVEPTDEPYGTAIFDATGDKAAMPSWDELVRQHADRVYRLAYRLSGNQHDAEDLTQETFIRVFRSVQNYQPGTFEGWLHRITTNLFLDMVRRRGRVRMEALPDDYDRVPADEPNPEQIYHDARLGPDLQAALDSLPPEFRAAVVLCDIEGLSYEEIGATLGVKLGTVRSRIHRGRQALRDYLAAHPEHADRSATA; from the coding sequence ATGGATCGCGGAGGACGCTGGGCCGGGAATACAGCATGCAGTCTCGGCGTTGCCCGCGGTGACGCGCTGCCATATGGCAGCGGGACCAATTCGGAGGATCTGACCATCACCACCCTGATGAGCCCGGCGAGCATGTCGCACCCTGAGCGCTACCGCGACGCCGACTGGGTTGAGCCAACTGACGAGCCGTACGGCACCGCGATCTTCGACGCGACCGGTGACAAGGCGGCGATGCCGTCGTGGGACGAACTGGTACGTCAACACGCCGACCGTGTCTACCGGCTGGCCTACCGGCTGTCCGGCAACCAGCACGACGCCGAGGACCTCACCCAGGAAACCTTCATCCGGGTCTTCCGGTCGGTGCAGAACTATCAGCCGGGTACCTTCGAGGGCTGGTTGCACCGCATCACCACCAACCTGTTCCTCGACATGGTGCGTCGACGTGGCCGCGTCCGGATGGAGGCATTGCCCGACGACTACGACCGGGTGCCCGCCGACGAGCCCAACCCCGAGCAGATCTACCACGACGCCCGCCTGGGTCCGGATTTGCAGGCCGCGCTGGATTCGCTGCCGCCGGAGTTCCGCGCCGCGGTCGTGTTGTGCGACATCGAGGGCCTGTCCTATGAGGAGATCGGCGCCACCCTCGGCGTGAAGCTGGGCACGGTAAGAAGCCGTATCCACCGTGGCCGGCAGGCGCTGCGCGACTACCTGGCGGCGCACCCCGAGCACGCCGACCGTTCCGCCACCGCCTGA
- the rseA gene encoding anti-sigma E factor RseA produces the protein MVDRGHVFRRAFSWLPSQFASQSDAPVGAPRQFGSTEHLSTEAIAAFVDGELRMTAHLRAAHHISLCPECATEVEDQSRARAALRDSSPISIPSSLLGLLSQIPQTPPDDTFSDPLAGGSARDRRKRR, from the coding sequence ATGGTCGACCGGGGACATGTGTTCCGCCGTGCGTTCTCCTGGCTTCCCTCCCAATTTGCCTCGCAGAGCGACGCACCGGTCGGCGCGCCCCGCCAATTCGGCTCCACCGAGCACCTGTCCACCGAGGCCATCGCGGCGTTCGTCGACGGTGAGCTGCGGATGACCGCACACCTGCGCGCCGCCCACCACATTTCGCTGTGTCCCGAGTGTGCCACCGAAGTCGAGGATCAGAGCCGAGCGCGCGCCGCGTTGCGCGATTCCAGCCCGATCAGTATCCCCAGCTCACTACTGGGGTTGCTGTCCCAGATCCCGCAGACGCCCCCCGACGACACGTTCTCCGACCCGTTGGCCGGCGGCAGCGCGCGTGACCGGCGTAAGCGCCGGTAG
- the htrA gene encoding serine protease HtrA, with protein MTSDQDKYGGHRLAPRPVSRPPVDPASQQTFSRPNGVQGSFVAEAVRPPKYRNQSEFTPHDEPADPVLAEAFGRPFPDAESLQRHPTDAGALDAEKDQDQPSDADDPWRDPGAAAALGSPALAPSPPRGAAGLGGKLGVRDVLFGGKVSYRALAVLIAIALVIGILGGWVGRKTAELAEAFTTSKVTLSTSGNKEEPAGRFAKVAAAIADSVVTIESVSDQEGMQGSGVVIDGRGYIVTNNHVISEAANNPSQWKTSVVFNDGKEVPANLVGRDPKTDLAVLKVDNVNNLTVARLGDSDKVRVGDEVLAAGAPLGLRSTVTHGIISALHRPIPLSGDGSDTDTVIDAVQTDASINHGNSGGPLIGMDSQVIGINTAGKSLSDSASGLGFAIPVNEAKEVAQTLIKDGKIVHPTLGLSTRSVSNAIASGAQVANVKAGSPAQQAGILENDVVVKVGNRPVADADEMVVAVRQLTIGQDAPIEVVRDGRHVTLTVKPGPDNS; from the coding sequence GTGACCTCCGACCAAGACAAGTACGGCGGCCACCGGCTGGCGCCGCGACCCGTTTCGCGGCCACCGGTCGACCCCGCGTCGCAGCAGACGTTCAGCCGCCCCAACGGCGTGCAGGGCTCGTTTGTGGCGGAGGCGGTGCGCCCGCCCAAGTACCGCAACCAAAGCGAATTCACCCCGCACGACGAGCCGGCCGACCCGGTGCTCGCCGAGGCCTTCGGGCGCCCGTTCCCGGACGCCGAATCGCTGCAGCGCCACCCCACCGATGCCGGCGCGCTGGACGCCGAAAAAGACCAGGATCAGCCCTCAGACGCCGACGACCCGTGGCGCGACCCGGGAGCGGCCGCCGCGCTGGGTAGCCCTGCGCTGGCGCCGTCGCCTCCGCGTGGTGCCGCGGGGCTCGGCGGCAAACTCGGTGTGCGCGACGTGCTGTTCGGCGGCAAGGTCTCCTATCGGGCGCTGGCCGTCCTGATCGCCATCGCGCTGGTCATCGGGATACTCGGCGGCTGGGTCGGTCGCAAGACCGCCGAACTCGCCGAGGCGTTCACCACGTCGAAGGTGACGCTGTCCACCAGCGGCAACAAGGAAGAGCCGGCCGGCCGGTTCGCCAAAGTGGCCGCCGCGATCGCCGACTCGGTCGTGACGATCGAATCTGTCAGCGACCAGGAGGGCATGCAGGGCTCCGGGGTGGTGATCGACGGCCGCGGCTACATCGTCACCAACAACCACGTCATCTCCGAGGCGGCCAACAACCCCAGCCAGTGGAAGACGAGCGTCGTGTTCAACGACGGCAAGGAAGTACCCGCCAACCTGGTGGGCCGCGACCCCAAGACCGACCTGGCCGTGCTCAAGGTCGACAACGTCAACAACCTGACGGTGGCCCGCCTGGGCGACTCGGACAAGGTGCGTGTCGGCGACGAGGTGCTGGCCGCCGGTGCGCCGCTCGGGCTGCGCAGCACCGTCACGCACGGCATCATCAGCGCGCTGCACCGCCCGATCCCGTTGTCGGGTGACGGCTCGGACACCGACACCGTCATTGACGCGGTGCAGACCGACGCCTCGATCAACCACGGCAACTCCGGGGGCCCGCTGATCGGGATGGATTCCCAGGTGATCGGCATCAACACGGCCGGCAAGTCGCTGTCCGACAGCGCCAGCGGGCTGGGTTTCGCGATCCCGGTCAACGAGGCGAAAGAAGTGGCGCAGACGCTCATCAAGGACGGCAAGATCGTGCACCCGACGCTGGGGCTGAGCACGCGCTCGGTGAGCAATGCCATCGCCTCCGGCGCTCAGGTGGCCAACGTGAAAGCCGGCAGTCCCGCGCAGCAGGCCGGGATTTTGGAGAACGACGTCGTGGTCAAGGTCGGCAACCGGCCCGTCGCCGACGCCGACGAGATGGTTGTTGCGGTGCGCCAGTTGACAATTGGTCAGGATGCCCCCATCGAGGTGGTGCGCGACGGGCGGCACGTGACGCTGACGGTGAAGCCGGGTCCGGACAACAGTTAA
- the tatB gene encoding Sec-independent protein translocase protein TatB, with protein sequence MFANVGWGEMLVLVVVGLVVLGPERLPGAIRWSANALRQARDYLSGVTEQLRQDIGPEFDDLREPLSELQKLRGMTPRAALTKHLFDGDDSLFTGKFDRVEEGVPPPTAYPPSPEPLDGPAPFDADAT encoded by the coding sequence GTGTTCGCCAACGTCGGCTGGGGGGAGATGCTCGTCCTCGTGGTGGTCGGGCTGGTGGTCCTCGGCCCCGAGCGGCTGCCGGGTGCAATCCGCTGGAGCGCCAACGCTCTTCGGCAGGCCCGCGACTACCTCAGTGGGGTGACCGAGCAGCTGCGCCAAGACATCGGACCCGAATTCGACGATCTGCGTGAGCCGTTGAGCGAGTTGCAGAAGCTGCGCGGTATGACGCCGCGGGCGGCATTGACCAAGCATCTGTTCGACGGCGACGATTCGCTGTTCACCGGCAAGTTCGACCGGGTGGAGGAAGGTGTTCCGCCGCCAACCGCCTACCCGCCGTCCCCCGAGCCGCTCGACGGGCCCGCGCCGTTTGATGCCGACGCGACGTAG
- a CDS encoding Mrp/NBP35 family ATP-binding protein, which translates to MSETHDDADLTAAIRAALAKVIDPELRRPITELGMVKSVDVGPNGAVHVEVYLTTAACPKKTEISERVAQAVADVPGTGAVTVGLDVMSDEQRTELRKQLRGDAREPVIPFAQPGSLTRVYAVASGKGGVGKSTVTVNLAAAMAARGLSVGVLDADIHGHSVPRMMGTTDRPTQVESMILPPIAHDVRVISIAMFTQGNTPVVWRGPMLHRALQQFLADVYWGDLDVLLLDLPPGTGDIAISVAQLIPNAEILVVTTPQHAAAEVAERAGSIALQTRQRIVGVVENMSWLMLPDGSQLQVFGEGGGQQVAERLSRAVGADVPLLGQIPLDPALVTAGDSGVPIVLSAPDSAVGKELRRVADALSSRRRGLAGMSLGLDPTKH; encoded by the coding sequence ATGTCTGAAACCCACGACGACGCCGACCTCACGGCCGCGATCCGCGCGGCGCTGGCCAAGGTGATCGACCCCGAACTGCGGCGCCCGATCACCGAACTCGGGATGGTCAAGAGCGTTGACGTCGGGCCGAACGGCGCCGTGCATGTAGAGGTCTACCTGACCACGGCCGCGTGCCCGAAGAAAACGGAAATCAGCGAGCGGGTCGCCCAGGCGGTCGCCGACGTGCCCGGAACCGGCGCGGTCACCGTCGGCCTGGACGTGATGAGCGACGAGCAGCGCACCGAACTGCGCAAGCAGCTGCGCGGCGACGCCCGTGAGCCGGTCATCCCGTTCGCCCAGCCGGGGTCGCTGACTCGGGTCTATGCGGTCGCCTCCGGTAAGGGCGGCGTCGGTAAGTCGACGGTCACGGTCAACCTAGCCGCGGCGATGGCCGCGCGCGGCTTGTCGGTGGGCGTGCTCGACGCCGACATCCACGGCCATTCGGTCCCCCGGATGATGGGCACCACCGACCGGCCCACGCAAGTCGAATCGATGATCCTGCCGCCGATCGCCCATGACGTGCGGGTGATTTCGATCGCGATGTTCACCCAGGGGAACACCCCGGTGGTGTGGCGCGGGCCGATGCTGCACCGGGCGTTGCAGCAGTTCCTCGCCGACGTCTACTGGGGCGATCTCGACGTGCTGCTGCTCGACTTACCGCCGGGCACCGGCGACATCGCCATCTCGGTGGCGCAGCTGATCCCCAACGCCGAAATCCTGGTCGTGACCACACCGCAACACGCGGCGGCCGAAGTCGCCGAACGCGCGGGCAGCATCGCCTTGCAGACCCGTCAGCGCATCGTCGGCGTGGTGGAGAACATGTCCTGGCTGATGCTGCCCGACGGTTCGCAGCTGCAGGTGTTCGGCGAGGGCGGCGGCCAGCAGGTGGCCGAACGGCTGTCCCGCGCGGTCGGCGCCGACGTGCCGCTGCTGGGGCAGATCCCGCTGGATCCCGCGCTGGTGACCGCCGGCGACTCCGGCGTGCCGATCGTGCTCAGCGCGCCGGATTCGGCGGTGGGCAAGGAACTGCGCCGGGTCGCCGACGCCCTGTCGTCGCGGCGGCGAGGGCTGGCCGGTATGTCGTTGGGCCTCGATCCGACCAAGCACTGA